From the Vanacampus margaritifer isolate UIUO_Vmar chromosome 14, RoL_Vmar_1.0, whole genome shotgun sequence genome, the window TGAAAATGCTTCCGGCATTCCCACAAATACAAGACATGCGTTTTCAAAACAtcgctagcgctaatgctaaagtcaatgtaacatctcattgacatgttAGCAAAAAATTAGCATCGACTTCAGGGGTGCTATTCCTtcaataacgaatattcacaaaTGAATAACACATACAGGTaacataacaatactcacaggtaCACATTTGTGTTCTTGCCCGTAGGCGGAGTAATACCTCCTATTCCGGGCGTCATTTTCACTCAGGCATTCAAAGCGAGTGCATACACCGTCGGCTGCGCCATCAACTGGGCGGGCATGTTTACGGTCGGGATGATCTTTCCAATCTTAGTGGTGAGCTCATTCATGTCTTTGTGTATTATTCTGATTGGGATTGCAAATTCATCCACTATGCAATTGCTTTCATTTCAGGCGAATTTGGATTCCTTCTGCTTTCTCATATTCTTGTTGGTGTGCTTGACTTCTGGGCTGTTTGTGTACTTCAACGTGCCCAAGACTAGGAATAAAACCGCTCTGGAGATCGCTGATGACTATGAAAGGATGCACAGCAAGGTTGGAAGGTTCAAGTGGGGGAAACGGGATGAAAAGCCACTTGAATCCTGTCAAACGTACGAGACCAAATTTTAGCTTTACTCGTCAAGTTCAGCTTGCAAAATTGAAATCTCAACAATAAAGATAATAGGGAGATTAGATTAAGGTATTCTTCTTTTACATGAGTGTTTTTTgtcattcttaactcattcactgccataaattcatcccaaaaaaaagatcattaaaaattaggggcgacagacgattaaaattgtaattgtaattactgacttcactagttaattcatgattaatcacaaattttatatctgttctaaatgtacaataaaaacagttctaagttttcatacccttattaacaaaagtgggaaaaaaaagttaaactaatagaattaatcaaaaatatttttttttttacgtgtatagccgtcaatggcagtgaatgaatttaaaaaaataaaataaaagattattaaaaattaggggcgacaggcgatacatttttttaatcataattaatcgggtgacttcattagttaactcacgattaatcaaaaattgtatGCCTGttctaaaatataattaaacaaaattctaggttttcattctcttgttaacaaaagtgggggaaaatttaatagaaatagttcaaatgaatttttgacgttcagagccgtcaatggcagtgaatgagttaatgatataACCTTTTGCCTTATTTGATGCTTGAACTTCACATTGTCCTTAAATTGTCTACATATTGCTTTTTTATTCGATTTTTGTTGTccgaaatacatttttttatttcagtataCAAACACagcataaaaacaatttaattaatcaGCCACTATAAATTTATAGATTTAGATTTAATATACTCAATTGTCACAATATCTCGCAGGACAACCTGTGGCAGTGTTACATGTTTTAATATAATTCAACCGTGAAGGTTAAATATGGCTGAAGGAAAccatcttcttttttgttagcattttgtCACCAGTTTTAAACTTATACAGTGATGTCTATGATTTAAGATGATTGCAAATGCTTATTTATACTTTGGACAAATtgataaaataacttttataaATGTTTGTATTCGACCAAATATGCTTGTTGTTAGCGAGGaaaaattttttgggtgtgCATGTACGCAGCATGCTTTACATGAGGTTAGATATTTTTGCTTGGcaaatttattgttttgttggcacaatttttgttttataaaacatgACTTTTAGTCTGATTTTCTTTGCATTAATGTGATTTTATTCCATTTTGTCATCCTATGTGATTTATCTAAGGGAACAATAAATGCCTTCGTTGTTGTAGTTGACTGTAACATTACGTGACATTGTCATGCGGAACCTAATCATGCTTAACCAATCACACAGACCAATATCTTGAACATCATTACATGCAGGACAAACAAAATTCTTTAGCTTCAAGCTATGCATATTTTGACCATGGTTGCAACATAGAGATAGACCAATCTGTTTTTTACTCATTATTATTCATGAAGGAGGCCGATATTTGGATCAGATTTTCATGTttactaaaagaaaaaatgttggcgtaaaaaaaaaaaactctttgttgaatgtttttaaactcattattttatgtttattatcttgtcaatagacatctttcaAGTCCGAGGGTCATTAgcacatcttaactcattcactgccattgtcagCTATatacgtccaaaattcatttgaactatttctattagttaaactttttttcccaatttttgttaacaagaatatgaaaacctagattttttttaattaattaattaattttaattattaatatttagaacagatataaaatttgtgattaattatgattacatattttaattgcctgatgcccctaatttttaataatcttttctaaaaacaaaacaaaaaaatctaattatttttaataatttttgtaattttaatttttaataatcttttttttatttttaagaaaagattattaaaaattaggggcgtcaggccattacaatttttaaccgtaattaatcgcatgacttcaccagttaactcacgattcatcacaaattttatatctgttctaatacaataaaatactcatactcttgttaacgaaaagtgggaaaaaacgttaaactggTGTTAAACtaatgttaaaatgaattttttacgtcaatggcagtgagtgagttaaaaagttaaataaaaactcaaatagATCCCtcttgttttctacagtaaataaaatctTCCCAAATTACTAAACATCTAAAATGTTAGTTTTACTTATCTTagcttttaatttcaaacaagggatcaGTAGCATCTCTTCTAAAGTTAactgaacatttaaataaatagttcctcAAAGTTTGAAAGGGATCTATGATCTATGAAACGATTCTTCAAAAAGGCAAACTCCTCGTTTTCAGGCGCCTCTCAAGGGTGCAGCCCCCGCCACGCAAGTGCATGTGCAAGTCTGATAACACAATCGACGTGACAATCTGTAAGGCTGCATACCTCTCAACCCGCTCATGTGCAGCAGTAAACAATCCGCGGGAGGGAGGAGTCGCAGCATTCTGCAATTTACGTCACTCGGATCATTTAAATGTGGACTGAGGTCAACAACGCAACAGGCTGATTTTTGCCTGTCCGAAATTTTAGACGCCATGGACAAAGAAAGTTGCTCCTGTGATGACTCCAAGGTGACCAGAAGCAATGGACAAAAGTGAGTGGCATTTTGGGagtttctttattttcactCAACGTAACTCGAATAATCCAATTATTGCTTTCAGTTGTCTACTGCCATGCTCTTAAAAGGTCATTTGTCATCATCTTATACCTAACCTAATTCAAGTTATGCTCTGGAACATTTTCAAGAAAGATCCTCAGGGCTCAAATAAGTGCGCGTGTTGAATATTCATAGCCACCTCGAAACCTGGACCATCCTGGTCCCCGGCGGGGTAAACACAACAGTCTTTCTTGACTATATGTGACTGTCAGTCAATTGAGGAGAGGCCGAGAATGCTGAGGAGATGATAAAAGGTATTGTCTCCACCTAAGACTACCTAAGAAAAAAACTGCAGGCGATCATAACGCTGCAAGAAAAACTCGGAATATGAAATGTCACAAATCAATTTCATTCTTTTATATTAATAGCGGTTTGATTTGCGAAGCTGGTTTTACTTCAGTCTAAGGCCACTACATTTCTTAGCATTTGATAGCAAGCTAAAGTTGAACAGCAATTTGACTTTTCCGCTTTAGGGCACGACCCAAAGCATACATTCAAATCACAATAAAAGGGAAATACTGCTGAAAATCTACGGGCTAACCTAAAATACCGGCAGACTTTCCCAAATCATTTCCCAATTCATCTCAGCAAATCTCGGACTGTCACGTTGGCTAACCTCATCTACTGGATGTCCTTGTGTTTCGTCACAGGATTTTTGTCAACAGAAGTTTGACGCTGGAAAATATCAAATGTTACGGCTTCGACATGGACTACACGCTGGCAAGTAAGTACAGGCTGGCCTCCAAAAGACCTTCAGAGATTAAACGTTTATAGTGACCAAAATCTATATGATCAcaattagagatagaccgatatgcttttttcagggccaatacaatacagattaaaaaattataataaaaactccagcacttgactgcttaaatgccttcaaggacatgtttattaactcattcactgccaatgacggctatagacgtcaaacaatcattttaactcattcactgccattgacggctatagacgtcaaaaattcttttgaactttttctattagtttaacattttttccccacttttaacaagcgtatgaaagcctagaattttttaaattgtacatttagaacagatataaaatttgtgattaatcatgagttaactagtgaagtcatgcaatcaattacgattaaaaattgtaatcgcctgacatccctaatttttaataatctttttttttattacgtcaggcgattcatttttttaaattttaattaatcacatgacttcactacttaactcatgattaatcacaaattttatatctgttctaaatgtacaataaaaaaattttttctaggttttcatacttttgttaacaaaagtggattttttttttatactaatagaaatagttcaaatgaatttttgatgtctatagccgccaatggcagtgaatgagttaactatttatttaagtttaacattttcccacttttgttaagagaatgaaaacctagaatgtttttattgtaatagaacagatataaaatttgtgattaatcgtgagctaactagtgaagtcatgcgattaattacgaaaaaattgtaatcgcctgacgcccctaatttttaataatcttttctttaaaaaaaaaaaaaaaagattgaaaattaaaaaaataattaaaattattttattttatttttattttttagatttttgaaaattaggggcgtcaggcaaatatcttttttaatttgaattaattgcatgacttaacttaatcacaaatgttatatctgctctaaatgtacaaaaaaaattctaggttttcatactcttgttaacaaaagtggaaaaaaaagttaaactaatagaaatagttaaaatgaatttatgacgtctatagccgtcaatggcagtgtatgaattaaacagcttttgtgatttgcaacatgttaaaggttttttgtttgccatcagcttttgcaccaactataatATGGCTTCCGCacactaactcccaaatagccgctaatttgcgggctaactgttagctctcGGGCTACCCATTCACCCACACtctaaccccgggataactcccaaatagccgctaaaaaagcCCGCGAGCTAATCTAATAGCCGTTAATTTGCGAGCTAGCCGGTcagctcgcgggctaatagcccctaattcgcgagctaactaACTATTCacccgcacgctaactcccaaatagctgctaattcgcgagctgttagctcgcgggctaaccgttCACTCACACGCTAACcctgggataactcccaaacgtgattcataattaaaaacatttactacAGTGTTACCtagttgtaaacaaaaaaattgagtaaCGGGGCTAGCAATGGCGGCAGCAAATTTCACAACTGGCAATTTCAGAATTCTAGTTAAAAAACTAAGTACTGGCTTCtagtttattgccactcccaactgaagtttaatgtaaaacaacataagaaaaaaaagacactcaagggttgaggaacaaacagCCAATCTACttcctgagccatgccgctcctactgtgtgttagtatatcgctcgtgtcaactggaatctttgtaactccaagagaccaaaaactatatttttggcctcctcttggatataagcaaataGTAAGAGTGGTATAGCTCAGGTGGTAAAGTGGCAGTCAAGctaaaggtcgtgagtttgttcctcaacccttgtgtatttttttttttataaatttgtaaaattttggtcaaaatctctccttgcaaaatgtgcttagaatttctgagtgaaaaattattaatattttttttcatgggataggcaaattctcttgTACGTACTAAAAATACTTGgaataaaatttactctgaatattttactctgttAAGAGTGGAACCAAATAGACTACGTTGTGTTTTTAACAAACCCACACTTAACTTGCGCTTGCGatatctgctagcttaatgctaacacaatgcAACACCCCTTAGATAGGCCTTTCATGCCTTTGTGTGCAAAATCTGTTCAGATGAAATTCTCCGTCTTTTTATGTTCTCATCATAGTGTACAAGTCTCCGGACTATGAGAGCCTGGGGTTCGAGCTCATCAGGGACAGGATGGTGTCTGTCGGCTACCCTCATGAGGTTCTGCGCTACACGTACGACCCGAGCTTTCCCACAAGGTTGTTTTCCCACTTAAGCAACATTCTCagttgtgattggctggcttTAATCACATTACTGCCACCAATCATGTCTCAACACCTTCATTCAGGGGCTTAGTGATCGACACCACATACGGCAACCTCCTGAAGGTGGACTCCAACGGGAACATTCTAGTTTGCAGTCACGGCTTTTGGTTCCTCAAAGGGTaatgtgaaaacaaacggcgagGGGTTTTCCCACAACGACACGTCCTTCTATTTGTTTGTGCCTTAAAGCGAGGAGATTCACCGCTATTACCCCAACAAGTTCATCCAGAGAGACGACACAGACCGTTTCTACATTCTCAACACGCTCTTCAACCTTTCAGGTGTCACATTTATGACTCTTTTCATAGTAGCGTAGTAGTAATGTGcttcatcaaaaaataaataaaaaatgggacagaggctatattttatatatagaaTTGGAAGGGCAAGGTCTGGAgggtcaattcctttgtttttgttgtataccgaagacatttgggtttcagttcaaaagataaatattaaacaaaagaaTTTCAGctagattaatttaatttaaacaagacacagcaccttttgtttgaacccacccgcgaaaactgtaaaaaaaagaaagaagcatttgttattaaaggggaagtcaaccctaaaTATTTCTTGGCAATCATATGTTATAGGTGACCTCAGTagtataaacatgacattcccattaatattacatttgtggaaaaggtgttatgcagcaaaatcttttttagccatttttatccacctcggggtgcggccattttgccacttgctgtcaactgaagatgacatcacacttgcttagggtcaggcaacgaccaattactgatcacctgttttctgacgctgagctgtgattggttgttacctgagacttgagcaactgtgatgtcattttcactcgacagcaactggcaaaatggccgccttgtgatactgataaaaactgctggattttgctgcttaacttatgttccactaacgcaatattaagtcattcactgccattgacggctatagacgtcaaaaattcattttaagtatttttattagttttacactttttccacaagtatgaaaaccccaaaaaaataaataaataattgtgattaaccATGGGTTAAtttttgaagtcatgtgattaattaaaatttttttaattaattgcctgacacgattaaaaaaacgaattaatttttttattgtaattaattcacatgactttactaattaactcacgattaatcaagaattttatatctgttctaaatgtacaattaaataaaattaggttttcacactcttgttaacaaaagtggaaaaaaaatgttaaactaatagaaataattaaaatgatttttttatgtctatagccgtcaatggcaatgaatgagttaaccagaaTATCGTGTTTTGACaagtggggttgcatagaactTAGAAGAGCAATTTGGAATGTCCTGAAAAAGATATGAACTACTGCGCAACAGATGAAACTGATCAGATCAAGATTAACATCTACTAAACAATGTCAACTGCCCTTTTATAAGACTACGCTTCAATATAGAAATATTAACTATCAAGTAGTGTGCCCTATTGAAAAGTTTAAGCCACTTTAAAATTGTGGACACTTGATGAACATTTCAGAAGACTCGCATATGATTGCTCCACAatcttgtgtgtgtatatgtgtgtccATGTTTATGTTCCAGGGAACTATACCACCTGGCGGCCCTCATCTGCCTGATGCAAATCTGTACATAGTATTATTTGCTATTACTCTAAAAATGCGTTTGGACAAACAAACGCCCATCCCAAGCTAAACGGCActttctccccttttttttttttttgcagagacgTATCTCTACTCTTGCCTTGTGGACTTCTTCACCAAATGCAGCAGATACAAACCGTGAGCATGCCCTTCTGATTAACCTCCTTGCTCGACCATCTTCTTTTGCAAACCAAATGACAGAGAAGGTAACTTCCCCGTCCCTCAGCGTGCTAAAAGGTTACCACCACGGCGACCTGTTCATGTCATACAGAAGCATGTTCCAGGACGTTCGAGACGCGATGGACTTCATTCACGACACGGTGACCTTTACGCAACAACAAGGTTGCCTTTTCCCTCGGACGCACAATACGTGTGGAGTTACATTCTTTTTGTTTGTGCAGGGCATCCTCAAAGACCAGACCATCAAGAATATTGACAAATATATTGTTCAAGACGTgagtagtaaaataaaaatgaaaacacacgAAAGTATGAAAGTAAGAAAGTGAATCAATTATTAAACTACTGTGTAATGCCAGTGTTTTTGTCTATTACAGTTGAGTTTCTCATCAAACAGGGACAGTGTGCCACATTAAacttttctgtttttgaaattgttcttttttcacacttagttctaatttaacttattttttatttttacagagtTGCAACTACTACTTTTTACCGAGCTCAGGGTCgtcaattttgccacttgtcaactgaaaatgacatcacagtttgttcaggtaacgaccaatcacggcccacctgttttctggatttggccgtgtgacgttcgcaagctgaaaGCCTTGcacaactatgatgtcattttccgtcaacagcaagtggcaaaatggccgcaccttAGGTGGAAAAAAACggatgaattttgctgcttaattcatattccacaaagatTATACTCATCAAAATacagtgtttagactagtgggtgcACATATAACTTATTAAtgttaagaatttttttaaacttgacttccccttaaaaggaaccccgactgtcattaCAAGTTtcctctatattatttatttggtcaactatgagattcattttccaaaaatcatttccagttgaatacattttgcagaaactttatttggacgtacgccgccattgttatttacgtcgcaacgcattaagtgcgtagtgacgtagaatggcggcaggctctctgccaAGCAATGTAAAACGCGTatgaagaaagcaaggtaagcctcgtagcgttcctaaagaaacaacgtgattgggagagtcaccctcccccacgccgtcaTTCACCTGAGAGATTCAAGAGTTTTGaacgtccctttaggaacgttaCAAAGGCGAATATAGAGCAAACGTGTCATTACAGTCGAGGTTCCTTTTAAGACATGTAGTACACACTGACTAGTGAGacagcacattaaaaaaaaaactatttgattcaaataaacaaataaagcaacctactaaatattttaacatttttcttacAGCCCAATATTATTGTTCTCTTGACCCGGATTAAAAAGGTGGCCAAGGTTTTTCTTGCCACCAACAGTGACTACAACTACACTGAGGTAGGTCCTCCAAAAAGACTCAAACCATACAACACTGCTACAATGATGACTGTGAACGTCTTCCTCTCTTCATCAAGGCCGTGATGACATTCCTTCTTGAGAATGGTGCCAAGGTAAGGCTTGATGATAAGGAACAAGGTTGTAATCGTCAAATCTCAACATAAAGCAAATAGCAAATCATGCTAATAGGAATAAAGAAGCCTAGAATGAAGATATAGCATCCTTGTGGTTTTGAATGTGAAGATAgatcacaaaaatgtaaaaatatttacatcaaaatgataaaaaattagTTATCTGAATTTTGGGGGTTCATGGATTCTCTTCTAAATCTGGGCTAGAGTCCCCTATGCTTGaaataaacacacgcacatgtgTACTTGGTAAGGTTAGcaccaatgctaatgctaatgcaacATAAACTGTTTCCTGATTAGTCTTACCAATAAAAGATACTGCTTCGCTAGGtgtataaacacacaaaaatctacCTGGAAAAGTTAGcaccaatgctaatgctaatgccacATAAACTATATCCTGACTGGTCTGCCAATCAAATATATTGCTTAACTGGCTGTGGTattgtcaccatggcaacaacatAGAGggtctttaaaaaatttttttataagtaTGTAACATGgcttaaaagtttttattttgaggaaaaaaacaacatgctcTTGCTTAACTTTTTCGCCCCACAGCAGTCTGGAGATTCCCCAGCGTCGTGGCACTCTTTCTTTGACCTCATCGTTGTGGATACGAGGAAGCCGCTGTTCTTCGCAGGGGGCACGGTGCTAAGACAAGTCGACACGGTATGAAGTCATTCCTTTTTGACGCCTTCCATCACGCAAAGTACATTAGAGTGCCGTAATCCGGGTTGAATCTCAATTtggcccatttaaaaaaatacatttcaaattgagATCAATTTAATTTCGAGTAAATTGTACTACATAATTTCAGTTCACTATCACAAAGTCAAAAGCCCTGTACAttaggaaagtagtacattGCTATTCATGTAAATCATCTCAACTGAGAGACAACCATTGTATGTGAGTAAGGAACTATGCTTAGGGGAAGAAGTTAaaaggactttaaaaaaaaagaaaaaaaaagtttatgccGCTGTAACATTGTGAATATAATATCAGTGACATATAACTTAATTAACTTTTGAAATTGTAACTTTATTTGGGATACAGAACACGGGGAAACTTCGGATCGGGACGTACACCGGCGCACTCCAGCATGGAACCGTGTACTCCGGAGGTGAGACTAACAAGGACTTGCTATTTTTCAATTGTCACTCAAGCAGGTCTTGTCAGTTTGTATATTGACTTTGGATCATTTTTATGGCCTCAGGCTCGTCGGACATTGTGACCCACCTGCTGGACGTCAAAGGCAAGGACATCCTCTACGTGGGGGATCACATCTTTGGCGACATTCTCAAGTCGAAGAAGCGCCAAGGTTGGAAAACGTTCCTGGTAGTTCCAGAGCTCACCAAAGAGATACAAGTGTGGGAGGACAAGAAAAGTATGCCGCTTTTTGCTCCCGATATTAATTGTAATTGCATTTTTGAcggttttgcttgttttttcagATTGGTTTGAAGAGCTGAAAGGTCTCGACATGTTCCTAGCTGAGATTTACAAGTACGTAAAGTTTTAACCCTAGCCTTTCATGAATTGTGACAACAGGAGACTGCCATAAAATTCTGATTATTGGGCTATAATTTCACCTTCgctaaacttttgaatgcacatgtccaacAGTACTTTTGTACAATCAGTACGTTTTGCACAACTAGTAGCCAAATGGCAAAATCACAACCGAGCAATACAAACAACACACTGGTTCAATTTGAATTTTGCATGCAGGCATCTGGACAGTGCTAGTGATGACGTTCCTGACATCAGCAACATTCAGACCCGAATGAAGGTAAGGTACTGTACATGGAAAATCACACTACTGTACCGTACACATCTTAGGTCGGATTACGTTTTTCCCTACATGTCTTCAGTAAAGTTAAACAATTATTCAAATCAAGACATAATATGCATATAATGTCGGCCTTACTAAGAAAAGAAATCATCACCAACCTCAAGCAAGCAACCTCCAAAGAGTTAAAAGCGACATTGACAACACATCTTTAACTACTGAAATCAGTTCTATGTCATTTCTCCACATATAGAAAACcatgtaattttatttgaaagacAGCAAATGATTTTTAGGTATACTCAAATGagttgttaatatttttttaataaaagaaaaaaagacaaactttgCCTACTGAAAAGCATAAATGGTCATttgttactttctttttt encodes:
- the nt5c2l1 gene encoding 5'-nucleotidase, cytosolic II, like 1 isoform X2 encodes the protein MDKESCSCDDSKVTRSNGQKIFVNRSLTLENIKCYGFDMDYTLAMYKSPDYESLGFELIRDRMVSVGYPHEVLRYTYDPSFPTRGLVIDTTYGNLLKVDSNGNILVCSHGFWFLKGEEIHRYYPNKFIQRDDTDRFYILNTLFNLSETYLYSCLVDFFTKCSRYKPVLKGYHHGDLFMSYRSMFQDVRDAMDFIHDTGILKDQTIKNIDKYIVQDPNIIVLLTRIKKVAKVFLATNSDYNYTEAVMTFLLENGAKSGDSPASWHSFFDLIVVDTRKPLFFAGGTVLRQVDTNTGKLRIGTYTGALQHGTVYSGGSSDIVTHLLDVKGKDILYVGDHIFGDILKSKKRQGWKTFLVVPELTKEIQVWEDKKNWFEELKGLDMFLAEIYKHLDSASDDVPDISNIQTRMKILTTWMDMSYGRMGSLLRNGSRQTLFASQLMRYADLYAASCLSLLHFPLNYLFMASPVLMPHEAPPLNSADFPSTPLTNCQCERALSVNNKRT
- the nt5c2l1 gene encoding 5'-nucleotidase, cytosolic II, like 1 isoform X1, translating into MDKESCSCDDSKVTRSNGQKIFVNRSLTLENIKCYGFDMDYTLAMYKSPDYESLGFELIRDRMVSVGYPHEVLRYTYDPSFPTRGLVIDTTYGNLLKVDSNGNILVCSHGFWFLKGEEIHRYYPNKFIQRDDTDRFYILNTLFNLSETYLYSCLVDFFTKCSRYKPVLKGYHHGDLFMSYRSMFQDVRDAMDFIHDTGILKDQTIKNIDKYIVQDPNIIVLLTRIKKVAKVFLATNSDYNYTEAVMTFLLENGAKQSGDSPASWHSFFDLIVVDTRKPLFFAGGTVLRQVDTNTGKLRIGTYTGALQHGTVYSGGSSDIVTHLLDVKGKDILYVGDHIFGDILKSKKRQGWKTFLVVPELTKEIQVWEDKKNWFEELKGLDMFLAEIYKHLDSASDDVPDISNIQTRMKILTTWMDMSYGRMGSLLRNGSRQTLFASQLMRYADLYAASCLSLLHFPLNYLFMASPVLMPHEAPPLNSADFPSTPLTNCQCERALSVNNKRT